The nucleotide window TCGGCCGACCAGACGCAGATCGCGGTCGGCAGCCCGTCGAAGCTGGTGCGCGTTTACTCCACCGCCGACGGCAAGGTGGTCCGCGAGATCAAGAAGCACACCGACTGGGTGACGGCGGTCGAGTACAGCCCGGACGGGGTGCTGCTGGCGACCGGCGACCGCAACGGCGGGGCGTTCGTGTGGGAGGCGTTCACCGGGCGCGAGTACTTCGCGCTCCGCGGCCACACGGCGGCGGTCACCGACATCGCGTGGCGGGACGACTCCAACGTGCTCGCGACCGGCAGCGAGGACACCACGATCAAGCTCTGGGAGATGGAGAACGGCGGGAACATCAAGAGCTGGGGGGCGCACGGGGGCGGGACCGCGAGCGTGCGGTTCACCCACGACGGCAAGCTCGCCAGCACCGGCCGCGACAAGGTCACGAAGCTGTGGGACCAGAACGGCACCGCGCTGAAGTCGTTCGAGGCGTTCCCGGACCTGGGGCTCAAGGTGGCGGTGACGCACGACAACGCGCGGGTCATCGCCGGCGACTGGGGCGGGGTGGTGAAGGCGTGGAGCGCCGCCGACGCCAAGGCGGTCGCCGTGCTGGACGCGAACCCGCTCCCGGCCGCCGAGCGGCTGAAGAAGGCCGAGGCGACCCTCACCGCCGCCGCGACCAAGCTCCAGGTGGTGCAGGCGGCGTTCGACGCCGCGGCGCTCAAGGCGAAGCAGGCGACGGACGCGCACACCGCCGCGGTCGCGAACGCCAACAAGATCAATGCGGACCTCGCGGCGGCCCAGAAGGCCGTGACCGATTTCACCGCGGCGGCGAACGCGGCGAAGCCCCTCGCGGACGCCGCGAAAGCGGAGGTCGATAAGGCCGCGCCGGCCGTGGCCCCGGCGGCGAACAAGGTGGCGGCCCTGGAAGCGACGGTGACGGCCGAGACCGCCGCCGCGAAGGCGCTCGCCGACGCCGCCGCGAAAGCGCCCGGCAACCCGGACCTCGCGGCGCAGTCGAAGAAGAAGGCCGACGCGGTCGCGGCCCTCAACGCCGAACTGGCCGCCGCGAAGAAGGCCCACACCGACGCCGCCGCGGCGCTGAAGACCGCTCAGGAGAAGTTCGCGGCGCAGTCGAAGGCCCACGCCGACGCGACGGCCCAGATCGCCGCGCACCAGCAAAAGGTGGCGGCCCTGGCGCCGACGGTGAAACCGGCCGCGGACGCGGTGCCGCCCGCGAAGGCCGCGATGGACGCCGCGAACGCCGCGGTCGCCCCCGCGAAGGCGGCGCTCGACGCGGTCAACGCCGAAGTGACCGGGGCGAAGGCCACGATCGAGCAGCTCAAGGGCGCGGCGCCGAAGAAGTAGCGCAACAGCCGCGAAGATGAACCGAAGCGAGGCGGAGCCGCCGTCGGCCCCGCCTCGCTTCGGTTCGTCTCTAATTCTCGGGCTCGTTCTCGCGCCGGGGCTACTTCCCGTACACCTTCTTCCACTGCTCCTTTTCCTTCTCGCGGTCGAGGAACGGCACCCCCTTTTCCATCCACTGCGGGGCCGCCTGCGCCTTCAGGTGGTGCTCGAAGAACTGGAACATCCGCATCGCGAAGTCGCGGGCCGCCGGCTTCTTCGCCAGGTTGTGCGGCTCCCCGTTGTAGTTCAGCAGGTACACCTCTTTCCCGAGTCGCCGCAGCGCCAGGTAGTACTCGATCCCCTGGTACCACGGCACCGCGTCGTCCTGGTCGTTGTGGATCATCAGCAGCGGCGTCTCGACGCGGTCCGCCATGAACACCGGCGAGTTCTCGATGTACTTCATCGGCGCCTCCCACAGGGTCGCGCCGATGCGGCTCTGGGTCTTCTCGTACTGGAACTGCCGCGGCAGCCCGGTGCCCCACCGGATGCCGTCGTACGCGCTCACCATGTTGGCGACCGGCGCGCCCGCCACCGCCGCCTTGAAGCGGTTCGTCTGGGTCACCATGTACGCGATCTGGTACCCGCCCCACGACTGGCCGTTGATGCCGATCGCCTTCTCGTTCACGTACCCCTTGTCCGCGACCGCCTGGATCGCGGGCAGCACGCACTTGATCGCGCTCTGCCCCGGCGCGCCGATCTTGTACGCGATGTCGGGCATGAGCACGAGGTAGCCGTTGCTGGCGTAGAACGTCGGGTTGATGACCTGCCCGCGCACCACGTTGGGCGCCCGGAACGTGTGCAGGTTCTCCGAAAGGCGCTCGTAGATGTACACCACCATCGGGTACTTCTTGGACGGGTCGAAGTTCTCCGGCTTCACCAGGATGCCCTGGAGCGGCGCGCCGTCGGTGCTCGTGTACTTGATCTGTTCGGCGCGGCCCCAGTTGTACTCCTTCACGTGCGGGTTGATGTCGGTGACCCGCTTCAGCTCGTTGAAGTCCGGCGCGGTGACGTAGTAGTCCGGGTACTGCGAGAACGTCTGCACCGTGAGCAGGTACACGTCGGCGTTTTTGGCCTTCGCGGGGAATCCGTAGTTGCGGGCACCCATCAGCAGCATCTGCGGCGCGGCCCCGGGCTCGAGCCGGTAGAACCCCGTGTCGCGGGTCGTGAGGTTCTCGGCGAAGAGCAGGTGCGGCTTGCTCAGGTCGACGGTCCGCTCGATGGGGGTGCGGTCGTCGGGGCTGCGCGGGCTCAGGAACGTGAACCGCACCCCGAGTGTCCGACCGACTTGGGTCAGGTTTTCCGCGCTGGAGCCGTCGGCCGCGAACTTCCAGGTGTCGTACAGGTCGGTCAGCAGCACGAACTTGCCGTCCGGGGTCCACTGCGCGCCGCCGTAAGGGGACGGCGTGCCCGGCGTGTCGTGCTCCTCATTGAAGAACTTCACCTTCAGCTTCGCGGTGAGGTTCACCTTCTTCCCGTCGGGTACGGACACGGTGCTCCAGTCCTTACCGTCGAACGAGATCAGGTGCTTGCCGTCCGGGGCGAGCGAGAAGTTCGCGGTGCTCGCGAGCGCGAGGGGCCGGGTCTCACCGCTGCGGACGTTGACCAGCGTGTAATCGCTCGGGACCGGCGAGGCGTACCCGGTCATGTGCCGGTACTTGCGGTCGTCGCTGCCGACGGCCCAGTCGCCCACCGCGGGCATGGGCACGGTGACGTTCTCGTCCGACAGGTGGCGGAACTGCTTCGAGTCGAGCAGCACGACCGCGCCGAAGGTGCGCGCGCGGTCGGCCCCCGCCCGGAGCTTCTGCATCGGCTGGATGTTCGCGTCCTTCCAGTGCCAGATGTCGAGCTGGATGTCGTCCGGACCCGCGGGCGCGGCCGGCTGCGGCGGGCGCGGCGGGGCGGCCGAGAGGTACAGCTTCGTCCCGTCGGTCGAGAAGGTGAGCGGCCCGCCGGACAGCGTCCAGCCCTTGCGGATGCCGGTGTTATCGGAGTTGAGGACCTCGTTCAGCGCGACCGGCGCCACCGGGTTGCTGGTCACGCCGACGGTCGTGACGGCCCCGAGCCCGCCGACGGTCCCGAGCGGGACGCGGGTGAGCGGCTGCGGTTCGGTCTTGGCGTGGCGGTCCCACACGAACACGCGGTAGTGCGGCGGCGGGGGCGGGCTGGCGGCGGCGGGCGCCCCGGCCGGGCCGCCCTTCGGGCGCGGCGGCGGGGCCAGGTTCGGGGGCGCCACCTGGCTGTCGTCGTACAGGAACGCCAGCTTCGTCTGCTTCTCGTCCCAGGTCAGGTTCGTGTACCGCCCCGGGCCGGACTTGAGCGGCGTGCCGCCGGTGCCGAACTTCGGGTTCAGCGTGTACACGCCGTTCTTCTCCTCGGCCTTCGAGGAAACGGTGTACACCAGGGTGAGGTCGTCGTTCGAGAGGCTGTACTCGGTCACGTCCGCGATGGTGCGGGTGGCCCCGCTGGACAGGTCGCGGATGAAGAGGTCGGAGCCGAACGTTTTGGTCGGACCCGCGGGCGGGCCTTCGCCCTTCGGCGGGAACGCCCCCCGCCCCTTGCCCTTGGCGGGCGGCGGCGCCGCGGCGGGCTGCTTGGCGTCGTCCTTATCCTTCGCGCCCTCGGCCGCCGTCGGCTTGCGGTAAATCAGGAACCCGAAGTCGGTGCCGCCGACCTGAAACGCGCCGACGCCGGAGATGCGCTCCTGTTCCTTACCGGTGGCGAGGGTCACGATCGCGAGCCCCGCCTTCGGGTACTCGTCGAGCTTCAGCTTATCGGCTTTCGCCTTATCGACTTGCGCCTTCGTCGGGGTGAGCGGCAGCAGCACCTGTTTGCCGTTGGGGGTGAACCGCGGGGCGGTCCCGAGGGCCGCGACCCCGCTCGCGCCGCCGCGCGGGAACCGGTGCTCCGCTCCGGTCGCGACTTCGCGCACGACCGCTTCGCCGTCCGCGCCGTCTGAGCCGACGAGGTACGCGAGGTACTTCCCGTCGGGAGACAGCGAAACGCCGCTCGCGCTCCGCCAGATGTCGTATTCGGCGTAGGTCAGCACCTTTTTGGCGGTCGGCTGGGCGGACAGTTGCCCGGCGGCGGCGAGCAACAGCCCGACCAACACAGCCGCAGCCAGGCCGCGTGAGGACGCAAATGGGACGCGCATCGGAATAAACACCTCGGGCAGTGTGTCAATAGGGGTGAAATCAGGTGTAACCGGGAGAGGCACGCCAACGCCAGCAGTTTTTCCGGCTTCGCCTGCTCGCCCAATTTCCGGCGCCGGTTCAACCCGTACCGACCGCTTCCCGTGTCGCGGGCGTTCGTATTATGGAGGGAGGACGCGAAGCGACCGGCCCTCGCCCCTCTCACTCAAAGGGAGGGGGGAAAGTCCCTTCGGAGCCGCGGCGCGGACCGGACACACCGGTACGGCGCCCGAACTCCCTCCCCGGAAGGGAGGAGCCGGGTGGGTTCTTGAGGAAATTATGACCGACCCGGCGACCATCGAGAAGCTGCGCCCGAAGCTCGACCCGTTCTACCGAACGGTGGAGAGCGTGCTCATCGGCCAGCGCAAGCTGGTGGACGCGCTGCTCATCGGGCTGCTCACCGACGGCCACGTGCTGCTCGAGGGCGTCCCGGGGCTCGCCAAGACGCTCGCGGTGCGGACCGTGGCGAGCGCGCTGGACCTGAAGTTCAGCCGCATCCAGTTCACCCCCGACCTGCTCCCGGCGGACGTGATCGGCACCCAGATCTACAACCCGCGCACGGGCGAGTTCACCGTCAAGCAGGGGCCGGTGTTCGCGAACGTCGTGCTGGCCGACGAGATCAACCGCGCCCCCGCGAAGGTGCAGAGCGCGCTGCTCGAGGCGATGGCCGAGCGGCAGGTCACCATCGGCGAGAGCACGCTGCGGGTGCCGCGGCCGTTCTTCGTGCTCGCGACCCAGAACCCCATCGAGCAGGAGGGCACGTACCCGCTGCCCGAGGCCCAGGTGGACCGGTTCATGCTGAAGGTGGTCATCGACTACCCGAGCCGGGCCGACGAGCTGGCGGTTCTGGACCGGATGGGCGGGCTGGGCGCCAGCGCCGACGTCGCCCCGGCCCTCGCCGCGGCGGACCTGGAGGAGTTGCGGCAGGCGGCGGACTCGGTATACGTCGACCCGAAGGTGAAGGGGTACCTGCTCGACGTGATCCGCGCGACCCGCAAGCCGGCGGATTACGGCCTCGACATGGCCGGGCTCATCCAGCTCGGGGCCAGCACGCGGGCCGCCATCTCGCTGCTCCGGGCGGCGAAGGCGCACGCGTTCCTGGTGGGCCGCGGGTACGTCACCCCCGAGGACGTGAAGATGGTCACGCCGGACGTGCTGCGGCACCGGCTGGTGATCTCGTTCGAGGCGGAGGCCGAGGACCTGCGGCCCGAAGCGCTCGTGAAGCAGGTGCTGGACCGGTTGCCGGTGCCGTAGCCGGCGCGGCGCCCCGGCCGAGCGGGGGCGGGTTCGGTGGTGCCCGCGCCCACCCGGGCGCGGGAGAAGTGCGCCTTCAGGGAACGCTAATGAAGCAGGTGCTGTTCGAGATCGCCGGCATCCCGATGTACGGGTTCGGGGCGATGCTGTTCGTGTGCTTCGTCGCGGTCACCGTTTGGGGATCGCGGCGGGCCAAGCGCACCGCCGACATGCCGCCCGAGCGGTTCCAGGACATGGTGATCTGGCTGTTCGTGGCCGGCATCCTGGGGGCGCGCACGCTGTACATGATCCAGTACTCGCACCACTTCCCGGACCACAGCCCGCTGGGGCTCGTGAAGGCGTTCTTCAAGATCTGGGAGGGCGGGATCATCTTCTACGGCTCCGCGCTGGGCGGGGTCATCGGGTACGCGCTCTTCTACCAGTTCGTGCTCCGCAAGCTGCACGTGTCCGGGTGGCGGCTCGCGGACGCGGTCGCGCCGCTGCTGGCGCTGGGGCTGGCGGTGGGGCGCATCGGGTGCTACCTGAACGGGTGCTGCTGGGGCCAGGTGGCGTGCGAGGAGTGCCGCCCGGTGCCGCTCGGCGCCGCCCACTTCCCGCTCTTGCCGGCCCACGCCCGCCAGCTGCTCGTCCGCGAGCAGCTGCTCCAAACCACCACCGGGTTCACGCTCGCGCCGCGCGCCCTCGGGCTGAACGACGACCCGCGGGCGGTCGTGGCGCGGGTGGAGGCGGGCTCGGCGGCCGACAAGGCCGGGGTGAAGCCCGGCGACCGCGTCACCGGCGTGAACGACGAGCCGAACTACATCGTGCTCGACCTGAGCGGCGACGACGACAAGGTGCGGGCGTACGCGGAGGCGCTGCGCGACAAGGGCGGCCAGCTCGCCACCACCCCGGACGGCAAGTCGCGGGTGCGGTTCTCGGAGTACGACACCTACGTGAGCGCCCGCCGCCTCGTGCCCGAGCCCGCGGACGTGACCCCGTTCGTTCGCGACAACCTCGAACTCCTCGTGGCCGAGTGGCCCCGCGGGAAGTCGGAACTCACCCTCACCGTGGACCGGGGGGCCGAGCGGCAAACGCTGCCGACGTTCGCGCCGGCGACGATCGGGCTGTACCCGACGCAGCTCTACGAGACGGTGAGCATGGTGCTGCTCATCCTCCTGCTGCTCGCGTACTACCCGTACCGGCGGCACGACGGGCAACTGATGGTGCTGCTGATGCTGGGCTACGCGGTCCACCGGTTCATCAACGAGTCGCTGCGGATCGAGCCGAACGTCGGCAGCGGGCTGACGCTCTCGCAGTGGGGCAGCGTGGTGATCGGCGGCGCCGCCGTCCTGATCGAGGTCTACCTGCGGCTCACGATGCCGTCGCCGCCGGAGCCGCTGACCCTGGTGAACGCCCCGGACCGCCGGTAACAGGTTTGCCGCCCCGCTCATCGAGAAGCGACCGTATGGCGAAAGTGTCTTTCCGAACCGCGCTGTTCGTGTGCGCCGACGGCGCGCGGGCCGGGGCCGCGGTCGCGGCCTTCGACGCGGCGGCCGCCCGCCTCGGGATGCCGTGGCGCGGGGCCGCGACCCCGCCCCCCGCCCTCGCCGGCGTCGAGGTGGTCGTGCCGCTCGACGGCGCCGCTCCCGACGGCTGGACGGGCCGCGTCGAGAAGTGGAACGGCGCGCTCGCGCCGGACGCCGCGGCGGCGGGCCTGATCGCGCGGCTCCTGGGCGGAACCGACCAGGAGCCGAAGCCGAAGCCCGCCCCCCCGCCGCCGCCGAAGAAGGTTCACACGGTGAAGCTGAGCCGCGAGACGGCCGGCCGGAAGGGCAAGGGCGTGACGGTGGTGTCCGAACTGCCGCTGACCGAGGACGCGCTGAAGGAGCTGGCGACGAAGCTGAAGAACGCGTGCGGCACCGGCGGCACCGCGAAGGACGGGCGCATCGAGATCCAGGGCGACCACCGCGACAAGCTGCAACAGGAGCTGGAAAAGCTCGGGTACAAGGTGAAACGCGCCGGCGGATAAAACAGGAAGAATGTTAGCCACAAAAACGCACAAAGGGCACAAAAGAAAACCGAAGAAGAAAAGGCAGCTTGGCCACAAAAACGCACAAAGGGCACAAAAGAAAACCGAAGAAGAAAAGGCAGCTTGGCCACAAAAACGCACAAAGGGCACAAAAGAAAACCGAAGAAGAAAACAACAGAGTGTGTTTAAAACACTGCTCTGGTTTTGCTCTTCGGTTTCCTTTTGTGCCCTTTGTGCGTTTTTGTGGCCAACACTCTTCTTTGCCTTCGTCTGTGGTTTCCTTTTGTGCCCTTTGTGCGTTTTTGTGGCTAACACTCTTCGGCCTTCTGCTTCCTTTTGCGGCCGTAGCTCTTCATTCTTCCTTCGTGGCCAACTCGAACAAGTGCCGGGCGGCGCGGCCGCTGATCTCGCCGTGCTTCAGCAGTTCCGCCACGATCAGCTCCACCGCCTTCCAGTTCCCGTCGTCCGCGAGCATGTACTCGACCTTGTCGAGCATCCGCTGCTCGTACCGCTCCACCTGCCGGTCCGACTTCCGCTCCAGGGCGAGCCGCCGCACGAACCGCAGATCCTGCGCGGCCGCGTCCATCTCGTAGGTGCCCGTGCGGCGGGCCTCCGCGGCCAGGCCGCCGAGCGCGATGAGGATCTCGCGCTCCACCCAGTCGTCGGTGGGCCTGGCCGCGCCCTTCGTGAAGCGCACCTCGCCCAGCCGCTCGCGGTTGGGGAGCACGGTCACCTTGTGGATGGTCCGGCCCAGCGCCAGCGCGATCACCGCGTGCCCGGCCTCGTGGTAGGCGGTCACTTCGTCGTGCGTCGGTTCCATGAGCACCACTTTATCCCGACCGGCCGCGTGACGGAAGTTGGGCGCGACACCCATTGACGCGCCGGCCGCGGTCGCGAGAATTGGCGTGCCGCCCGTGCGGCCCCCGCCCCGATCCCTCTCAGGTGCAGTTCATGCTACGCTCGCTCCTCGCCGGCCT belongs to Gemmata obscuriglobus and includes:
- a CDS encoding c-type cytochrome domain-containing protein; this translates as MRHLTLLCGLVALLGGGSRVLADAKNPTFDDDVLPIVKQHCVNCHSNDKQKGDLNLATYAALQKGGSSGAAVKAGDPGKSRIYTLSAHIEEPKMPPNGNKMPDAQLATLKLWVEQGARENSGSKVAAAPKASTEIGLKSLVKGRPEGPPPMPALGKLKLEPVLTARRPGSILALAASPWAPVVAIGGQKQVILYNTDTGALVGFIPFEHGQINSIKFSRNAQLLLVAGGKGGQSGKAVLYKVETGEKVIEVGIESDAILSADISADQTQIAVGSPSKLVRVYSTADGKVVREIKKHTDWVTAVEYSPDGVLLATGDRNGGAFVWEAFTGREYFALRGHTAAVTDIAWRDDSNVLATGSEDTTIKLWEMENGGNIKSWGAHGGGTASVRFTHDGKLASTGRDKVTKLWDQNGTALKSFEAFPDLGLKVAVTHDNARVIAGDWGGVVKAWSAADAKAVAVLDANPLPAAERLKKAEATLTAAATKLQVVQAAFDAAALKAKQATDAHTAAVANANKINADLAAAQKAVTDFTAAANAAKPLADAAKAEVDKAAPAVAPAANKVAALEATVTAETAAAKALADAAAKAPGNPDLAAQSKKKADAVAALNAELAAAKKAHTDAAAALKTAQEKFAAQSKAHADATAQIAAHQQKVAALAPTVKPAADAVPPAKAAMDAANAAVAPAKAALDAVNAEVTGAKATIEQLKGAAPKK
- a CDS encoding alpha/beta hydrolase family protein, with protein sequence MRVPFASSRGLAAAVLVGLLLAAAGQLSAQPTAKKVLTYAEYDIWRSASGVSLSPDGKYLAYLVGSDGADGEAVVREVATGAEHRFPRGGASGVAALGTAPRFTPNGKQVLLPLTPTKAQVDKAKADKLKLDEYPKAGLAIVTLATGKEQERISGVGAFQVGGTDFGFLIYRKPTAAEGAKDKDDAKQPAAAPPPAKGKGRGAFPPKGEGPPAGPTKTFGSDLFIRDLSSGATRTIADVTEYSLSNDDLTLVYTVSSKAEEKNGVYTLNPKFGTGGTPLKSGPGRYTNLTWDEKQTKLAFLYDDSQVAPPNLAPPPRPKGGPAGAPAAASPPPPPHYRVFVWDRHAKTEPQPLTRVPLGTVGGLGAVTTVGVTSNPVAPVALNEVLNSDNTGIRKGWTLSGGPLTFSTDGTKLYLSAAPPRPPQPAAPAGPDDIQLDIWHWKDANIQPMQKLRAGADRARTFGAVVLLDSKQFRHLSDENVTVPMPAVGDWAVGSDDRKYRHMTGYASPVPSDYTLVNVRSGETRPLALASTANFSLAPDGKHLISFDGKDWSTVSVPDGKKVNLTAKLKVKFFNEEHDTPGTPSPYGGAQWTPDGKFVLLTDLYDTWKFAADGSSAENLTQVGRTLGVRFTFLSPRSPDDRTPIERTVDLSKPHLLFAENLTTRDTGFYRLEPGAAPQMLLMGARNYGFPAKAKNADVYLLTVQTFSQYPDYYVTAPDFNELKRVTDINPHVKEYNWGRAEQIKYTSTDGAPLQGILVKPENFDPSKKYPMVVYIYERLSENLHTFRAPNVVRGQVINPTFYASNGYLVLMPDIAYKIGAPGQSAIKCVLPAIQAVADKGYVNEKAIGINGQSWGGYQIAYMVTQTNRFKAAVAGAPVANMVSAYDGIRWGTGLPRQFQYEKTQSRIGATLWEAPMKYIENSPVFMADRVETPLLMIHNDQDDAVPWYQGIEYYLALRRLGKEVYLLNYNGEPHNLAKKPAARDFAMRMFQFFEHHLKAQAAPQWMEKGVPFLDREKEKEQWKKVYGK
- a CDS encoding AAA family ATPase, which produces MTDPATIEKLRPKLDPFYRTVESVLIGQRKLVDALLIGLLTDGHVLLEGVPGLAKTLAVRTVASALDLKFSRIQFTPDLLPADVIGTQIYNPRTGEFTVKQGPVFANVVLADEINRAPAKVQSALLEAMAERQVTIGESTLRVPRPFFVLATQNPIEQEGTYPLPEAQVDRFMLKVVIDYPSRADELAVLDRMGGLGASADVAPALAAADLEELRQAADSVYVDPKVKGYLLDVIRATRKPADYGLDMAGLIQLGASTRAAISLLRAAKAHAFLVGRGYVTPEDVKMVTPDVLRHRLVISFEAEAEDLRPEALVKQVLDRLPVP
- a CDS encoding prolipoprotein diacylglyceryl transferase family protein; protein product: MKQVLFEIAGIPMYGFGAMLFVCFVAVTVWGSRRAKRTADMPPERFQDMVIWLFVAGILGARTLYMIQYSHHFPDHSPLGLVKAFFKIWEGGIIFYGSALGGVIGYALFYQFVLRKLHVSGWRLADAVAPLLALGLAVGRIGCYLNGCCWGQVACEECRPVPLGAAHFPLLPAHARQLLVREQLLQTTTGFTLAPRALGLNDDPRAVVARVEAGSAADKAGVKPGDRVTGVNDEPNYIVLDLSGDDDKVRAYAEALRDKGGQLATTPDGKSRVRFSEYDTYVSARRLVPEPADVTPFVRDNLELLVAEWPRGKSELTLTVDRGAERQTLPTFAPATIGLYPTQLYETVSMVLLILLLLAYYPYRRHDGQLMVLLMLGYAVHRFINESLRIEPNVGSGLTLSQWGSVVIGGAAVLIEVYLRLTMPSPPEPLTLVNAPDRR
- a CDS encoding translation initiation factor, with product MAKVSFRTALFVCADGARAGAAVAAFDAAAARLGMPWRGAATPPPALAGVEVVVPLDGAAPDGWTGRVEKWNGALAPDAAAAGLIARLLGGTDQEPKPKPAPPPPPKKVHTVKLSRETAGRKGKGVTVVSELPLTEDALKELATKLKNACGTGGTAKDGRIEIQGDHRDKLQQELEKLGYKVKRAGG
- a CDS encoding cell division protein FtsH yields the protein MEPTHDEVTAYHEAGHAVIALALGRTIHKVTVLPNRERLGEVRFTKGAARPTDDWVEREILIALGGLAAEARRTGTYEMDAAAQDLRFVRRLALERKSDRQVERYEQRMLDKVEYMLADDGNWKAVELIVAELLKHGEISGRAARHLFELATKEE